Proteins encoded by one window of Chanos chanos chromosome 7, fChaCha1.1, whole genome shotgun sequence:
- the LOC115816466 gene encoding uncharacterized protein LOC115816466, whose protein sequence is MIRLGEFGELHEKASEAGSTNAGALSYISPEILEGKTYDEKSDIWALGCVLYELCMLKCAFSAASTVKLIPKILNGSYPPLPHHISHNLQQLIEETLQTDPGKRPHAREILGKPFVLSFLTARSEKSTEELNENLVKLRALADGLEKVHYGATVGSLTGGVIGAAGGITSIVGAILAPFTLGASLIVTGVGIGVAVAGGATAGISNITNMVNQSTDRKNIRNIILEFQEKMNSVVTCLQHIAEGLQELTRQISLEYEQRSSFAGDMARAGARVSRGLGGISELIRLLQVANMGKVAAQAARAVRVAEVATAAFSAFFLAVDIFFIAMDAKEIHHIRTTKASLTDDMRYKLVLQSPEETDSDSGVDQEPKSETMKFVKKIRETADELQKSLDELKEIITFIPKLPEIDT, encoded by the exons ATGATTCGACTGGGAGAATTTGGAGAGTTACATGAAAA aGCCAGTGAAGCAGGGTCTACAAATGCTGGAGCGCTGTCATACATTTCTCCTGAGATACTGGAAGGAAAAACATACGATGAAAAAAG tGATATTTGGGCTTTGGGATGTGTCCTGTATGAGCTCTGCATGCTGAAATGTGCT TTCAGTGCAGCGAGCACCGTGAAGCTCATTCCCAAGATATTAAATGGATCTTACCCACCTCTACCACACCACATCTCACATAATCTTCAGCAGCTAATAGAGGAGACCCTCCAGACAGATCCAGGAAAACGACCACACGCTCGAGAAATTTTAGGGAAGCCTTTTGTCCTTAGTTTTCTTACAGCGAGG aGTGAGAAAAGTACTGAAGAGCTAAATGAAAACCTGGTGAAGTTGAGAGCATTGGCTGATGGGTTGGAGAAGGTTCATTATGGAGCAACTGTTGGCAGTCTGACAGGAGGAGTGATTGGAGCAGCTGGTGGAATCACTTCAATAGTGGGAGCGATCCTTGCTCCCTTCACTTTGGGTGCATCTCTAATCGTTACAGGAGTAGGTATTGGGGTGGCAGTTGCTGGTGGCGCGACTGCTGGTATTTCCAACATCACTAACATGGTCAACCAGTCTACAGACCGCAAAAACATCAGGAACATCATCTTGGAATTTCAGGAAAAGATGAACTCTGTGGTCACATGTTTGCAGCACATCGCAGAAGGCTTGCAGGAGCTAACAAGGCAAATTTCTCTCGAATATGAGCAAAGGTCTTCCTTTGCAGGTGATATGGCGAGGGCTGGAGCCAGAGTTAGTAGGGGGTTAGGTGGCATCTCTGAGCTCATTCGTTTGCTCCAGGTTGCAAACATGGGAAAGGTGGCAGCTCAGGCAGCTAGGGCAGTGCGTGTGGCTGAGGTAGCAACGGCGGCTTTCTCTGCGTTTTTTCTGGCTGTAGATATTTTCTTCATTGCTATGGATGCCAAAGAGATCCACCACATCCGTACGACGAAAGCCTCTTTGACTGATGATATGAGGTATAAACTGGTCCTACAGTCCCCTGAAGAAACAGACAGCGATTCTGGTGTTGACCAAGAACCAAAGTCAGAAACTATGAAGTTTGTTAAAAAGATCAGAGAGACTGCAGATGAACTCCAGAAGAGTTTAGATGAATTAAAGGAGATCATTACATTCATTCCTAAACTTCCTGAAATAGATACATAA